A single Roseinatronobacter monicus DNA region contains:
- a CDS encoding ABC transporter permease, producing the protein MPRRVSIGFVTILVVCVIWYAVTTGFGIIPSGRFPSPAETWSAFTHVSGRGYGGGDLTLHVYNSLRLVVLGFLFAIVTGVPLGLLMGWSRTAEALINPIFLIIRPIPPLAWIPLAILWLGLGDAAKMMVIWFSAFVPSVINTYAGVRNIDRPVIEAAYMLGIPKVRFVSEVLVPGASPMIFTGLRLSLQASWTTLVAAELVGAFYGIGRVLNVAQQDLYPGMILVGMIAVAILGWGTTRLLGVAESYALRWNTAALAARG; encoded by the coding sequence GTGCCGCGCAGGGTTTCAATCGGATTTGTTACCATTCTTGTGGTCTGTGTCATCTGGTATGCAGTGACAACGGGCTTTGGAATTATCCCGTCCGGGCGGTTTCCGTCCCCTGCTGAAACATGGTCGGCGTTTACGCATGTCTCGGGGCGCGGCTATGGCGGCGGTGATTTAACGCTGCATGTCTACAACTCGCTGCGCCTTGTTGTGCTTGGGTTTCTGTTCGCCATTGTCACTGGTGTGCCGCTTGGCCTGCTGATGGGCTGGAGCAGGACAGCAGAGGCGCTGATAAACCCTATCTTCCTGATTATCCGCCCGATCCCGCCGCTGGCATGGATTCCCTTGGCGATCCTGTGGCTGGGGCTGGGGGATGCGGCCAAGATGATGGTGATCTGGTTCTCGGCCTTTGTGCCATCGGTTATCAACACCTATGCCGGTGTGCGCAATATCGACCGCCCCGTGATCGAGGCGGCCTATATGCTGGGCATCCCGAAGGTGCGCTTTGTGAGTGAGGTGCTGGTTCCCGGTGCCAGCCCGATGATCTTTACCGGATTGCGGCTGTCGCTTCAGGCATCCTGGACCACATTGGTCGCGGCAGAGCTGGTGGGTGCGTTCTACGGGATTGGCCGCGTTCTGAATGTGGCGCAGCAGGATTTGTACCCCGGCATGATCCTTGTGGGCATGATCGCCGTGGCCATTCTGGGTTGGGGTACCACGCGCCTGCTGGGTGTGGCCGAAAGTTATGCGCTGCGCTGGAATACCGCCGCCTTGGCCGCGAGAGGATAA
- a CDS encoding DegT/DnrJ/EryC1/StrS family aminotransferase yields the protein MPALLTRGWPNTTPVIISTLAHLSSRSLNLMGGVADLGRPPEIPGEALADVQALLATARLHRYAESPTQPTPVAVLERAFAGLIGRRYAVALNSCGSAMFMALKGAGVCPGDPVLMNAFTLGPVPGAVDHIGARPVLVEITEDLTIDMDDLRAKARSSGARHLLLSHMRGHICDMDALAALCEAEGISLIEDCAHTLGAFWAGQPTGSFGRAGCFSFQSAKHVNTGEGGILATDDPDLAAQAILHSGSYMLYGQNGTVPPSEVMDHWKTRCANYSLRMSNLVAALALPQLPLIPERVADWNASHDRIAARLALHPGFALPHRPQAEAYAQSSVQFRLPGASAAQMARFVAAVRNAGVMVKWFGTELPEGYTSSPPHWIGADASLVPRACAIQATLCDIRIPLGLSAQECDQIADTLMKAASVLDKEGTIHGRA from the coding sequence ATGCCCGCACTGCTGACGCGCGGCTGGCCAAATACTACCCCGGTCATAATTTCGACCTTGGCACACCTGTCGAGTCGATCTCTTAATCTTATGGGTGGGGTTGCTGATCTTGGGCGTCCGCCCGAAATTCCAGGAGAGGCGCTGGCAGATGTGCAGGCGCTTCTTGCTACCGCCCGGTTGCACCGCTACGCCGAAAGCCCCACGCAGCCCACACCTGTTGCGGTGCTGGAGCGTGCCTTTGCCGGGTTGATCGGGCGGCGCTATGCGGTGGCGCTGAATTCTTGCGGCTCTGCCATGTTCATGGCGCTGAAGGGGGCAGGGGTGTGCCCCGGCGATCCGGTCCTTATGAACGCCTTCACCCTTGGGCCAGTGCCCGGCGCAGTAGACCATATCGGCGCGCGCCCTGTGCTGGTCGAGATTACCGAAGATTTGACCATCGACATGGACGACCTGCGCGCCAAGGCCCGCAGCAGTGGCGCGCGGCATTTGCTCTTGTCGCATATGCGCGGGCATATCTGCGACATGGACGCGCTGGCGGCACTGTGCGAGGCCGAGGGTATTTCCCTGATCGAGGATTGCGCCCACACATTGGGCGCGTTTTGGGCGGGGCAGCCTACGGGCAGTTTCGGGCGGGCAGGGTGTTTCAGCTTCCAGTCGGCCAAGCATGTCAACACCGGCGAGGGCGGCATTCTGGCAACTGATGACCCTGATCTGGCCGCGCAAGCCATTTTGCATTCGGGCAGTTATATGCTGTATGGGCAAAACGGCACGGTGCCACCCAGCGAGGTTATGGACCATTGGAAAACCCGCTGTGCAAATTACAGCCTGCGCATGTCCAACCTTGTGGCGGCCCTTGCCTTGCCACAACTGCCGCTGATCCCTGAGCGGGTCGCCGATTGGAATGCCAGCCATGACCGCATTGCTGCGCGGCTTGCGCTTCATCCGGGGTTTGCTTTGCCCCATCGGCCACAGGCCGAAGCCTATGCGCAAAGCTCGGTGCAATTTCGCTTGCCGGGGGCCAGTGCCGCGCAGATGGCGCGGTTTGTGGCGGCTGTGCGCAATGCGGGGGTTATGGTCAAATGGTTTGGCACTGAATTGCCCGAAGGCTACACCTCATCGCCGCCGCATTGGATCGGTGCGGATGCCAGCCTTGTCCCGCGCGCCTGTGCCATTCAGGCGACGCTCTGTGACATCCGCATTCCCCTTGGGCTGAGTGCGCAGGAGTGTGACCAGATTGCCGACACCCTGATGAAGGCCGCGTCGGTTCTGGATAAGGAAGGTACAATACATGGGCGCGCTTGA
- a CDS encoding GlxA family transcriptional regulator: protein MFHHDIDSVNQNENLHLGFLIFPGFPMACLTSMIEPLRAANEISGREAFRWSLISEDGAAVESSAKVVFHPSSDLASLRGADHVIVLSPPNGQFGNPRQGNGALRALARHGAALGGVSGGVFPLARAGLMDAHVTSVHWCYASAFADEFPDHRTTDAVIMAEGRRLTVSGAAAAFDAALLLIEQRLGAEVMTEVACWFQHPLVRGEGVRQKIPALRAAATSDMLPEPVASAVRIMSENLEDPIGIADICEQISLSPRQLERHFKALTGKSPSIYYRNLRLAAARQLVMYSNRSMSEIALAIGYATASPFRQRYIETYGLSPEEDRRKINTFRVRDNRPVPSV, encoded by the coding sequence ATGTTTCATCATGATATAGATTCCGTAAACCAGAATGAAAACCTGCATCTGGGGTTTCTGATTTTCCCCGGCTTTCCGATGGCCTGCCTGACCTCGATGATAGAGCCATTGCGCGCGGCAAATGAAATCTCGGGGCGCGAGGCATTCCGCTGGTCACTGATTTCAGAAGATGGCGCAGCGGTGGAAAGCAGCGCGAAAGTTGTGTTTCATCCATCATCTGATCTGGCCTCGCTGCGCGGGGCAGATCATGTCATCGTGCTGTCGCCCCCCAATGGCCAATTCGGCAACCCGCGTCAGGGCAATGGCGCATTGCGCGCGCTTGCACGTCATGGGGCTGCGCTGGGCGGGGTCAGTGGCGGGGTGTTTCCGCTGGCGCGCGCCGGCTTGATGGACGCGCATGTCACCTCGGTCCATTGGTGCTATGCCAGCGCCTTCGCAGATGAATTTCCCGATCACCGCACCACCGATGCAGTGATCATGGCCGAGGGGCGGCGACTGACGGTATCAGGTGCTGCGGCCGCCTTCGATGCCGCCCTGCTTTTGATCGAGCAGCGCCTTGGGGCCGAGGTCATGACCGAAGTGGCCTGCTGGTTCCAGCATCCGCTTGTGCGGGGCGAAGGTGTGCGCCAGAAAATCCCGGCCCTGCGCGCCGCCGCCACATCGGACATGCTGCCCGAACCCGTGGCCAGCGCCGTGCGGATCATGTCCGAAAATCTGGAAGACCCGATCGGCATTGCGGATATCTGCGAACAGATCAGCCTCTCGCCGCGCCAGTTGGAGCGACACTTCAAGGCGCTTACCGGCAAGTCCCCCTCAATCTATTATCGCAACCTGCGACTGGCCGCAGCCCGTCAACTGGTCATGTATTCCAACAGATCCATGTCCGAAATCGCCCTTGCCATCGGCTATGCAACCGCCAGCCCGTTCCGCCAGCGCTATATTGAAACCTATGGCCTGTCTCCCGAAGAGGACCGGCGCAAGATCAACACATTTCGCGTGCGCGACAACCGGCCGGTGCCGTCGGTCTGA
- a CDS encoding ABC transporter permease: MQKQIPFMQSVLLGLVGLGSFIGLWHGLAVSGLILDVFLPSPVEVYDRFTTLLDRRFAGATLPGHLFASFQRFAYGFVLAALIGIPLGLLMGWYQLLDEIVSPLFDALRFVAPIAWVPFAALWFGTGIGGPIMIIFAGAFPPCVINAYRGAKFVDPRLIEAANMLGTPSHRVIREVLLPSSVPSIISGLRVSAGLGWQSLVGAELIVASAGVGYMMVQGQANVSTTTVMAGMVAIGLVGLALDSALRLAERIIQRRRGLEN; the protein is encoded by the coding sequence ATGCAAAAGCAAATACCTTTCATGCAATCGGTTCTTCTGGGTCTTGTGGGCTTGGGAAGTTTCATCGGGCTGTGGCACGGGCTGGCGGTCAGCGGTCTGATCTTGGATGTATTCCTGCCCTCGCCGGTGGAGGTCTATGACCGCTTTACCACCTTGCTGGACCGCCGCTTTGCGGGCGCGACCTTGCCGGGGCATTTGTTCGCAAGCTTTCAGCGCTTTGCCTACGGTTTTGTGCTTGCGGCGCTGATCGGTATTCCGCTTGGCCTGCTGATGGGTTGGTATCAGCTTTTGGACGAAATCGTCTCGCCACTGTTTGATGCGCTGCGCTTTGTTGCGCCAATCGCATGGGTGCCCTTCGCCGCGCTTTGGTTTGGCACAGGGATTGGCGGGCCGATCATGATTATCTTTGCGGGTGCCTTTCCGCCCTGTGTGATCAATGCCTATCGCGGTGCGAAATTCGTCGATCCGCGCCTGATCGAGGCGGCGAATATGCTGGGCACGCCGTCGCACCGGGTGATCCGCGAAGTGCTGCTGCCCTCGTCCGTGCCGTCCATCATCTCGGGGCTGCGGGTGTCGGCGGGCCTTGGCTGGCAATCGCTGGTGGGGGCCGAGCTGATCGTAGCCTCTGCCGGAGTTGGGTACATGATGGTGCAGGGGCAGGCGAATGTTTCAACGACAACTGTGATGGCCGGGATGGTCGCAATCGGGCTGGTGGGTCTGGCGCTGGACAGCGCGCTGCGGCTGGCCGAACGCATCATCCAGCGCAGACGCGGGCTGGAAAACTGA
- a CDS encoding ABC transporter substrate-binding protein, with translation MKLTFKALALATAASFAAHAPAQAQDLTPINLSYQPALYWALPFYLATEFGWWADVGLDPSFTTFPAGAPQIAAAQANDWDVGGTGSVPAVLGAARFGLKTVGITNDESRGNALMATNDAIEGFRADPDSIRGERILLTTNSTVDFATQSCLEQWGLSQSDVEYVNLAQAQVITGVIAGEGKLAGVWAPNTYTLQERANSDYLCSGADAGAIVPGALVVRPGFAEEHPERVAAVLATFLRGVVWARENPDEARRHLVDFYSDGGVEISDAAINAEFDLRPTFDLEEQLAILDRSDGHSDVDQWLTAIGDFMTSVGTTDTTPVADDYINPSFMQMVMDDPELRAIANNE, from the coding sequence ATGAAACTGACTTTCAAAGCGCTGGCCCTTGCGACAGCGGCAAGCTTCGCGGCCCATGCCCCCGCGCAGGCCCAAGACCTGACCCCCATCAACCTGAGCTATCAGCCCGCATTGTATTGGGCGCTGCCATTCTATCTGGCGACTGAATTTGGCTGGTGGGCTGATGTTGGCCTTGACCCAAGCTTTACCACCTTCCCCGCAGGCGCGCCGCAGATTGCAGCCGCGCAGGCCAATGACTGGGATGTGGGCGGCACCGGTTCGGTTCCCGCCGTGCTGGGTGCGGCCCGCTTCGGGCTGAAAACGGTTGGCATTACCAATGACGAAAGCCGCGGCAATGCGCTGATGGCCACCAATGACGCGATTGAAGGCTTTCGCGCGGACCCTGACAGCATTCGCGGCGAGCGGATCTTGCTGACGACCAACTCCACCGTCGATTTTGCCACGCAGTCCTGTCTGGAACAGTGGGGCCTGAGCCAGTCTGATGTGGAATATGTCAATCTTGCACAGGCGCAGGTGATCACCGGTGTTATTGCAGGCGAGGGCAAGCTGGCCGGCGTCTGGGCGCCCAACACCTATACATTGCAGGAGCGCGCCAACAGCGATTACCTGTGTTCGGGTGCGGATGCGGGCGCGATTGTGCCCGGCGCGCTGGTTGTGCGCCCCGGTTTTGCCGAAGAGCACCCTGAACGTGTAGCGGCCGTTCTGGCCACGTTCCTGCGCGGTGTTGTCTGGGCACGCGAGAACCCTGATGAGGCCCGCCGCCATCTGGTCGATTTCTATTCTGATGGTGGGGTCGAGATTTCGGACGCCGCGATCAACGCAGAGTTCGACCTGCGCCCGACCTTCGATCTGGAAGAGCAGCTTGCCATTCTGGACCGCTCGGACGGGCATAGCGATGTCGATCAGTGGCTGACTGCCATTGGCGATTTCATGACCTCGGTCGGCACCACGGACACAACGCCGGTCGCGGATGACTACATCAACCCAAGCTTCATGCAGATGGTCATGGACGACCCCGAATTGCGGGCCATTGCCAATAACGAATGA
- the hisD gene encoding histidinol dehydrogenase, with translation MAITYLKKADKTPETESAQAQAVVTEMLSRIEAEGEDAVRAYAKTLDKWDGPILVTREEMDARAAEVPDQVKEDIAFAVAQVRSFAIAQRDSVRDFEMTMSSGLKAGQKWVPCNVAGCYVPTGRYAHIASACMSVATAKAAGVKTVVACSTPFRGGAMHPYVLYAMREAGADVVMTLGGVQAIASMAYGLFSGQPADVIVGPGNKFVAEAKRMLFGKVGIDVFAGPSEIGILADHTADPEIVAVDLVGQAEHGHESPAWLFTDDRALAEAVIARVPELIETLPEPARDAAFSAWRDYGEVILCDTREELVKVSDDYASEHLEIHCADLDWWTANLTNYGSLFVGEETTVAYGDKCSGPNHILPTKYAARYSAGLSVHKFLKPLTWQQADRGASKELAIRTARISRLEGMEAHARTADARLAKYYPGHNFDLGTPVESIS, from the coding sequence ATGGCGATCACCTATCTGAAAAAAGCCGACAAAACGCCGGAAACCGAGTCTGCGCAAGCGCAAGCCGTCGTCACCGAAATGCTGTCGCGGATCGAGGCCGAAGGCGAAGACGCGGTGCGCGCCTATGCCAAGACGCTGGACAAATGGGACGGCCCCATCCTCGTCACCCGCGAAGAGATGGACGCCCGCGCCGCAGAAGTGCCCGATCAGGTGAAAGAAGACATCGCCTTTGCCGTGGCGCAGGTGCGCAGCTTCGCCATCGCACAGCGCGACTCGGTGCGTGATTTTGAAATGACCATGTCCTCTGGCCTGAAAGCGGGACAGAAATGGGTGCCGTGCAATGTGGCGGGGTGCTATGTGCCCACGGGTCGCTATGCGCATATCGCCTCGGCCTGTATGTCGGTGGCCACAGCCAAGGCGGCGGGTGTGAAAACGGTTGTCGCCTGCTCGACCCCGTTCCGGGGCGGCGCGATGCATCCCTATGTGCTCTATGCGATGCGCGAAGCGGGGGCCGATGTTGTAATGACGCTGGGCGGTGTGCAGGCGATTGCCAGCATGGCTTATGGCTTGTTCAGCGGCCAGCCCGCAGATGTGATTGTCGGGCCGGGCAATAAATTCGTGGCCGAGGCCAAGCGCATGTTGTTTGGCAAGGTCGGCATTGATGTCTTCGCAGGCCCGTCCGAGATTGGCATTCTGGCCGATCACACCGCAGACCCCGAAATTGTGGCGGTCGATCTGGTCGGACAAGCCGAACATGGGCATGAATCGCCCGCATGGCTGTTCACCGATGACCGCGCTTTGGCCGAGGCTGTTATCGCCCGCGTGCCGGAACTGATTGAAACGCTGCCCGAACCCGCCCGCGATGCCGCCTTTTCAGCTTGGCGCGATTACGGCGAAGTCATCCTGTGCGACACGCGCGAAGAACTGGTCAAGGTGTCGGATGACTACGCGTCCGAGCATCTGGAAATCCATTGCGCCGATCTGGACTGGTGGACCGCCAACCTGACCAATTATGGCAGCCTGTTTGTGGGCGAGGAAACCACCGTAGCTTATGGCGATAAATGCTCTGGCCCCAACCATATTCTGCCCACCAAATATGCGGCGCGCTATTCGGCGGGGCTGTCGGTGCATAAATTCCTCAAGCCGCTGACATGGCAACAGGCCGACCGGGGGGCCAGCAAGGAATTGGCCATCCGCACTGCCCGCATCTCGCGGCTGGAAGGGATGGAGGCCCATGCCCGCACTGCTGACGCGCGGCTGGCCAAATACTACCCCGGTCATAATTTCGACCTTGGCACACCTGTCGAGTCGATCTCTTAA
- a CDS encoding ABC transporter ATP-binding protein, which translates to MGVIQFNDVGKIFGPRETGFHALQNINLEIRDKEFVAIVGPSGCGKTTCLRMVAGFEPTTDGVVTVDGTPIKRPGPNRAVVFQQFALFPWKSVYDNIDMGLRNLNVSRSEREARIADILTLMNLTQYAKHFPHQLSGGMQQRVAIARAYVLDPDVLLMDEPFGALDAQTRVVMQEELVRLARKNPRTVLFITHAVEEAVYLADRVAIMTRAPGRIKEVLDVASIRNAEDWDSHEKIEDVMDLESFVHLRTHIWRSLREEKAAQHA; encoded by the coding sequence ATGGGTGTGATCCAATTCAACGATGTGGGCAAGATTTTCGGGCCACGCGAGACGGGGTTCCATGCCCTTCAGAACATCAATCTGGAAATCCGCGACAAGGAATTTGTGGCCATCGTTGGTCCTTCGGGGTGCGGCAAGACCACCTGCCTGCGCATGGTTGCGGGGTTCGAGCCGACAACGGACGGGGTTGTCACGGTTGATGGCACGCCAATCAAGCGCCCCGGTCCCAACCGCGCTGTGGTGTTCCAGCAATTCGCGCTGTTTCCGTGGAAATCGGTCTATGACAATATCGATATGGGGCTGCGCAACCTCAATGTCAGCCGGTCCGAGCGCGAGGCGCGGATTGCCGACATTCTGACCCTGATGAACCTGACCCAATATGCCAAGCATTTCCCGCACCAGCTGTCCGGCGGTATGCAGCAGCGGGTTGCGATTGCGCGCGCCTATGTGCTGGACCCCGATGTGCTGCTGATGGATGAGCCGTTCGGCGCGCTGGATGCGCAGACCCGCGTGGTCATGCAAGAAGAATTGGTGCGCCTTGCGCGCAAGAACCCCCGCACGGTGCTGTTCATCACCCATGCGGTGGAAGAGGCCGTCTATCTGGCTGACCGCGTGGCGATCATGACGCGCGCGCCGGGGCGGATCAAGGAAGTGCTGGACGTCGCCAGTATTCGCAATGCCGAAGACTGGGACAGCCACGAGAAGATCGAGGATGTGATGGACCTCGAAAGTTTCGTGCATCTGCGCACACATATCTGGCGCAGCCTGCGCGAGGAAAAGGCGGCGCAACACGCCTGA
- a CDS encoding helix-turn-helix domain-containing protein: protein MPQSLPSIPQKDRGAKLSQDPHLVRDEREKVLEVAIGREVRGYRRQKGMTVSDLAQVTGLSIGMLSKIENGNTSPSLTTLQTLAHALSVPLTAFFRRFEEHREAVHTKAGEGVEIERAGTRAGHQYNLLGHIGANASGVMVEPYLITLSTESDIFPTFQHGGIETIYMLEGELGYRHSDQLYHLCPGDTLFFDADAPHGPEILKKLPARYLSIITYPQNT from the coding sequence ATGCCGCAGTCTTTGCCGAGCATCCCACAAAAAGACCGCGGCGCAAAGCTGTCGCAAGACCCCCATCTTGTGCGCGATGAACGCGAGAAGGTTCTAGAGGTGGCCATCGGGCGTGAAGTGCGCGGGTACCGGCGGCAAAAGGGGATGACTGTGTCGGATTTGGCGCAGGTGACGGGCCTGTCCATCGGAATGCTGTCCAAGATCGAGAATGGCAACACCTCGCCCTCGCTGACCACATTGCAGACGCTTGCCCATGCGCTAAGCGTGCCACTGACCGCATTCTTCCGCCGGTTCGAGGAACACCGCGAGGCGGTGCATACCAAAGCAGGCGAAGGCGTCGAGATCGAGCGCGCGGGCACGCGGGCGGGCCATCAATACAATTTGCTGGGCCATATCGGGGCCAATGCCAGCGGCGTTATGGTCGAGCCGTATCTGATTACACTAAGCACGGAATCCGATATTTTTCCCACGTTCCAGCATGGCGGGATCGAGACGATCTATATGCTGGAGGGGGAACTGGGTTATCGCCACAGCGACCAGTTGTATCACCTCTGTCCCGGCGACACGCTGTTTTTTGATGCGGACGCACCGCATGGCCCCGAAATTCTGAAAAAACTGCCTGCGCGCTATCTGTCGATCATCACCTATCCGCAAAATACCTGA
- a CDS encoding LacI family DNA-binding transcriptional regulator, whose translation MSSNRKPTLADVARDSATSIATVSRAMSQPGLVQPDTLERIRQVAARLGYVPNRRARALVSGRSNTIGVVVPTLNSPIFSATLQEMQRAFSANGYQLLIASHEYDSANEAGALAQLISHGVDGLVVVGGDRPQSTRTMIDAAGVPLIQMWEGREGFDRVLVDSFQAGYLVTRYLLDLGHTRLGVICGHLRNNDRQAARVNGIRAALQERDIPLAQTQICQQPLSLSAGRAGCMTLLEMVPRPSAVIGTADLLAIGAMIEAQGRGINVPDSISFAGIDNVDFAAHLSPSLTTVDIPAASIGAETAALMLQRLDDATLPSDRTVQLPVNLVVRHSTGPCKS comes from the coding sequence ATGTCATCAAATCGAAAGCCCACACTTGCAGATGTGGCGCGCGATTCTGCGACTTCGATTGCGACAGTCTCGCGTGCGATGTCGCAACCGGGGCTGGTGCAGCCCGACACGCTGGAGCGTATCCGGCAGGTTGCAGCACGGCTGGGATATGTCCCAAACCGGCGCGCCCGCGCGCTTGTCTCGGGCCGGTCCAACACCATCGGCGTGGTTGTTCCTACGCTGAATTCCCCGATCTTCTCGGCAACCTTGCAGGAAATGCAGCGCGCCTTCAGCGCGAACGGGTATCAGTTGCTGATTGCATCCCATGAATACGATTCCGCGAATGAGGCGGGCGCGCTTGCCCAACTCATCTCGCATGGGGTGGACGGCTTGGTGGTCGTGGGCGGGGACAGGCCGCAATCCACCCGAACCATGATCGACGCGGCTGGCGTGCCCCTGATCCAGATGTGGGAAGGGCGCGAAGGCTTTGACCGGGTTTTGGTCGACAGCTTTCAGGCAGGTTATCTGGTCACGCGGTATCTGCTGGATCTGGGCCATACCCGCCTTGGTGTGATCTGCGGGCATTTGCGCAACAACGACCGGCAGGCCGCGCGCGTCAACGGCATCCGCGCCGCCTTGCAGGAACGGGATATTCCGCTGGCCCAAACCCAGATCTGCCAGCAACCCCTGTCGCTTTCAGCAGGGCGCGCGGGCTGCATGACCTTGCTGGAAATGGTCCCCCGCCCCAGCGCTGTCATTGGCACTGCCGATCTGCTGGCCATCGGCGCGATGATCGAGGCACAGGGGCGCGGCATTAATGTGCCCGACAGCATTTCCTTTGCCGGGATCGACAATGTCGATTTCGCCGCCCATCTGTCGCCGTCCCTGACCACGGTCGACATACCCGCCGCCAGCATTGGCGCTGAAACAGCGGCGCTGATGCTGCAACGGCTGGATGATGCAACCCTGCCCTCGGACCGCACAGTGCAATTGCCGGTCAATCTGGTCGTGCGTCACTCGACCGGTCCCTGTAAGAGCTGA